In one Bacillus sp. PK3_68 genomic region, the following are encoded:
- a CDS encoding ABC transporter ATP-binding protein, with amino-acid sequence MDAIKRYMQFVRPYFWQIIGTLLIGIIKFGIPLLIPVLIKYVIDDIVGNGAMSTAEKQHQLLVVLGSMLILFVVLRPPIEYYRQYFAQWTGSKILYDIRDRLFSHIQKLSFKYYANTRAGEVISRVINDVEQTKNFVITGLMNVWLDGATILIAVIIMLTMDVKLTIVSLIVFPFYGLSVRYFFGNLRKLTRTRSQALAEVQSYLHERVQGMSVIKSFAIEDYEQTQFEVQNKNFLTKALDHTRWNAKAFAVVNTITDIAPLLVVGYAGYQVIHGELTVGTMAAFIAYVDRLYNPLRRLVNSSTTMTQAIASMDRVFELLDEKYDITDREDARDVGDVKGHIVFENVHFAYDKDEEEVLHNIQLDVKAGETIALVGMSGGGKSSLVSLIPRFYDVTSGRISLDGTDIRDFKVRDLRDHIGMVLQDNILFSESVKTNILLGKPDATEEEIIAAAKAANAHDFIVNLPQGYDTKVGERGVKLSGGQKQRVAIARVFLKNPPILILDEATSALDLESEHLIQGAMEKLAKDRTTFIVAHRLSTITHADRIVLIEHGQIVESGSHDELMRKKGGYHRLFQVQQLDN; translated from the coding sequence TTGGATGCAATTAAACGCTACATGCAATTTGTAAGGCCGTACTTCTGGCAAATTATAGGTACTTTGCTGATCGGTATTATAAAGTTTGGGATTCCCTTATTAATTCCGGTGCTTATCAAGTATGTAATTGATGACATTGTGGGCAACGGAGCGATGTCAACAGCAGAAAAACAGCACCAACTGCTGGTGGTCTTGGGCAGCATGCTTATTTTATTTGTGGTGTTACGCCCGCCGATCGAATATTATCGGCAATATTTTGCCCAATGGACAGGCAGTAAAATCCTTTATGATATTCGTGACCGTTTATTTTCACACATTCAAAAGCTCAGCTTCAAGTATTATGCCAATACGCGGGCTGGAGAAGTCATTTCAAGGGTTATCAATGATGTAGAACAAACCAAAAATTTCGTCATCACCGGATTAATGAACGTTTGGCTGGATGGAGCAACGATTTTAATAGCTGTGATCATCATGCTGACAATGGATGTAAAATTAACAATCGTCTCACTCATTGTTTTTCCATTCTATGGCCTATCTGTCCGTTATTTTTTTGGAAACCTGCGCAAGCTGACGAGAACACGTTCTCAAGCATTAGCTGAAGTGCAGAGTTATTTACATGAACGAGTACAGGGGATGTCCGTGATCAAAAGTTTTGCAATTGAGGATTATGAGCAAACTCAGTTTGAAGTGCAAAACAAAAACTTTTTAACAAAAGCGCTGGATCATACGCGCTGGAATGCAAAAGCATTTGCGGTTGTGAATACCATTACCGATATTGCACCGCTTCTCGTTGTTGGCTACGCTGGATATCAAGTGATCCACGGTGAATTAACGGTCGGAACCATGGCGGCATTTATCGCTTACGTTGACCGCTTGTATAATCCGCTGCGTCGGCTTGTTAATTCGTCTACGACGATGACGCAGGCGATTGCTTCAATGGACCGCGTATTTGAACTGCTCGATGAGAAATACGATATTACTGACAGAGAAGATGCCAGAGATGTAGGCGATGTAAAAGGACATATCGTTTTTGAAAATGTTCATTTTGCCTATGATAAAGACGAGGAAGAAGTTCTGCATAATATCCAATTAGATGTGAAAGCTGGGGAAACCATTGCTCTTGTCGGCATGAGCGGTGGCGGGAAATCTTCGCTCGTCAGTTTAATTCCCCGCTTTTACGATGTGACATCCGGGCGGATTTCATTGGATGGAACAGATATCCGTGATTTTAAAGTGCGTGATTTAAGAGACCATATAGGAATGGTACTGCAAGATAATATCTTATTCAGTGAGTCAGTGAAAACAAATATTTTGCTGGGGAAACCCGATGCTACAGAAGAAGAAATAATAGCAGCGGCTAAAGCAGCGAATGCCCATGATTTTATCGTCAATCTGCCGCAAGGATATGATACAAAGGTAGGGGAAAGAGGAGTGAAGCTCTCTGGAGGGCAGAAACAGAGAGTGGCTATTGCGCGGGTGTTTCTAAAGAACCCGCCAATCCTTATATTAGATGAGGCCACTTCAGCATTAGATCTAGAAAGTGAGCATTTAATCCAAGGAGCAATGGAAAAGCTGGCAAAAGATCGGACGACCTTTATCGTTGCTCACCGCTTGTCGACGATTACTCATGCCGACCGCATCGTATTAATCGAACATGGCCAAATTGTAGAAAGCGGCTCTCATGACGAATTAATGAGAAAAAAAGGAGGATATCACCGCCTTTTTCAAGTGCAACAGCTGGATAATTAG
- a CDS encoding DUF402 domain-containing protein: MAIPTEGESIQIHSYKHDGHIHRIWEETIVLKATNNLVIGGNDHTVVTESDGRTWITREPAICYFHARQWFNVIGMLRTDGIYYYCNISSPFVYDREALKYIDYDLDVKVFPDMSYILLDEDEYEQHSRRMNYPEVIDKILRRNVDHLIQLIRQRQGPFSPNFIDKWYGKYLTHRG, from the coding sequence ATGGCGATTCCCACAGAAGGTGAATCCATCCAAATCCACAGTTATAAACATGACGGGCATATTCATCGTATTTGGGAAGAGACCATAGTCTTAAAAGCAACGAATAATCTTGTGATTGGCGGCAATGATCATACGGTTGTCACAGAGTCAGATGGACGGACTTGGATTACGAGGGAACCTGCTATCTGTTATTTCCATGCCAGGCAGTGGTTTAATGTCATTGGTATGTTGAGAACGGACGGCATCTATTATTATTGCAATATTAGCTCTCCATTCGTATACGATCGGGAAGCGCTCAAATATATTGACTATGATCTCGATGTAAAAGTATTTCCGGATATGTCATATATTTTGCTGGATGAGGATGAGTACGAACAGCACAGCAGAAGAATGAATTACCCGGAAGTAATTGATAAAATTTTGAGGCGCAATGTTGATCACTTGATTCAATTGATCCGTCAGCGTCAAGGTCCGTTTTCACCAAATTTTATCGATAAGTGGTACGGAAAGTATTTGACGCACCGAGGCTGA